A stretch of the Clavibacter sp. B3I6 genome encodes the following:
- a CDS encoding CTP synthase has translation MADIHSAADTDSSNTTSTTSTAAGRTTRHIFVTGGVVSSLGKGLTAASLGNLLTARGVRVVMQKLDPYLNVDPGTMNPFQHGEVFVTDDGAETDLDIGHYERFLDIELDQAANVTTGQIYSEVIAKERRGEYLGDTVQVIPHITDEIKRRMRLQASDEPQPDVIITEIGGTVGDIESQPFIEAARQVRHELGRNNVFFVHVSLVPYMGASGEQKTKPTQHSVAALRSIGIQPDALVLRSDRPVSDSNKKKIALMCDVDEQAVVNAVDVPSIYDIPEMLHRQGLDSYIIDHLGLPAADAVDWSGWSDLLDAVHDPKHEVTVGLVGKYIDLPDAYLSVTEALRAGGFAHSTRVKLRWVASDECETPEGAAKMLGDLDALCVPGGFGIRGIEGKLGALKFARDNKIPVLGLCLGLQCMVIEYARNEADLAGASSTEFDPDSAFPVIATMAEQVDIIAGGDLGGTMRLGVYEAALTEGSLAAELYGAPVSHERHRHRYEVNNQFRERIQDAGLVFSGTSPDGTLVEYVELPREVHPFYIGTQAHPELRSRPNRAHPLFAGLIRAALDRQAASTLFAEDDAEAVA, from the coding sequence GTGGCGGACATTCATTCAGCAGCGGACACGGACTCGAGCAACACGACCAGCACGACCAGCACGGCAGCAGGCAGGACCACCCGGCACATCTTCGTGACCGGCGGCGTCGTCTCCTCCCTCGGCAAGGGCCTCACGGCGGCCAGCCTCGGCAACCTCCTCACGGCGCGCGGCGTCCGCGTCGTCATGCAGAAGCTCGATCCCTATCTCAACGTGGATCCGGGCACCATGAACCCCTTCCAGCACGGCGAGGTCTTCGTGACCGACGACGGCGCGGAGACCGACCTCGACATCGGGCACTACGAGCGCTTCCTCGACATCGAGCTCGACCAGGCGGCCAACGTGACCACGGGCCAGATCTACTCCGAGGTCATCGCCAAGGAGCGCCGCGGCGAGTATCTCGGCGACACCGTGCAGGTCATCCCGCACATCACCGACGAGATCAAGCGCCGCATGCGCCTGCAGGCCTCCGACGAGCCGCAGCCCGACGTGATCATCACCGAGATCGGCGGCACGGTCGGCGACATCGAGAGCCAGCCGTTCATCGAGGCGGCGCGACAGGTGCGCCACGAGCTCGGGCGGAACAACGTCTTCTTCGTGCACGTCTCGCTCGTGCCGTACATGGGCGCGTCCGGCGAGCAGAAGACCAAGCCCACGCAGCACTCGGTCGCGGCGCTGCGCTCCATCGGGATCCAGCCGGACGCGCTCGTGCTCCGCAGCGACCGGCCCGTCTCCGACTCGAACAAGAAGAAGATCGCGCTCATGTGCGACGTGGACGAGCAGGCCGTCGTGAACGCGGTGGACGTGCCGAGCATCTACGACATCCCGGAGATGCTGCACCGCCAGGGCCTCGACAGCTACATCATCGACCACCTGGGGCTCCCCGCCGCGGACGCCGTCGACTGGTCCGGCTGGAGCGACCTCCTCGACGCCGTGCACGACCCGAAGCACGAGGTCACCGTCGGCCTGGTCGGCAAGTACATCGACCTGCCCGACGCGTACCTCTCGGTCACCGAGGCGCTCCGCGCCGGCGGGTTCGCGCACTCGACGCGCGTGAAGCTGCGCTGGGTCGCGTCCGACGAGTGCGAGACGCCCGAGGGCGCCGCGAAGATGCTCGGCGACCTCGACGCGCTGTGCGTGCCGGGCGGCTTCGGGATCCGCGGCATCGAGGGCAAGCTCGGCGCGCTGAAGTTCGCGCGCGACAACAAGATCCCCGTGCTCGGCCTGTGCCTCGGCCTGCAGTGCATGGTCATCGAGTACGCGCGCAACGAGGCCGACCTCGCCGGCGCCTCCTCCACCGAGTTCGACCCGGACAGTGCGTTCCCCGTCATCGCGACGATGGCGGAGCAGGTGGACATCATCGCGGGCGGCGACCTGGGCGGCACCATGCGCCTCGGCGTGTACGAGGCGGCGCTCACGGAGGGCAGCCTCGCGGCCGAGCTCTACGGCGCACCCGTCTCGCACGAGCGCCACCGCCACCGCTACGAGGTCAACAACCAGTTCCGCGAGCGCATCCAGGACGCCGGGCTCGTGTTCTCGGGCACGTCGCCCGACGGCACGCTCGTCGAGTACGTGGAGCTCCCGCGCGAGGTGCACCCGTTCTACATCGGCACGCAGGCGCACCCGGAGCTCCGGTCGCGCCCGAACCGCGCGCACCCGCTGTTCGCCGGGCTCATCCGCGCGGCCCTCGACCGCCAGGCGGCCAGCACGCTGTTCGCCGAGGACGACGCGGAGGCCGTCGCGTGA
- a CDS encoding NUDIX hydrolase has protein sequence MTDAPTGSPADGLHDDPVTYEITSSERVFEGKIWDIRRETFRYGDGEITREYVDHTGAVAVLAIDDQDRVLLIKQYRHPVRTREWEIPAGLLDVTDEPPLTAVQRELAEEVDLEAAEWSVLAEFLTTPGGSDEAIRVYLARGLTPTAEAFARTDEEADIEKRWVDLDEVVTAVLERRIQNPSTVIAVLQAHVARSRGWASLGPADAPWPRHPKLRDGGSASGS, from the coding sequence GTGACCGACGCCCCCACGGGATCCCCGGCCGACGGGCTCCACGACGACCCGGTGACGTACGAGATCACGTCGAGCGAGCGCGTATTCGAGGGCAAGATCTGGGACATCCGCCGCGAGACGTTCCGCTACGGCGACGGCGAGATCACGCGGGAGTACGTCGACCACACGGGCGCCGTCGCGGTCCTCGCGATCGACGACCAGGACCGCGTGCTCCTCATCAAGCAGTACCGGCACCCCGTGCGCACGCGCGAGTGGGAGATCCCGGCGGGACTCCTCGACGTCACGGACGAGCCGCCGCTGACGGCCGTGCAGCGGGAGCTCGCGGAGGAGGTCGACCTCGAGGCCGCCGAGTGGAGCGTGCTCGCCGAGTTCCTCACGACGCCCGGCGGCAGCGACGAGGCGATCCGCGTCTACCTCGCCCGCGGGCTCACCCCCACGGCGGAGGCGTTCGCGCGCACCGACGAGGAGGCCGACATCGAGAAGCGCTGGGTCGACCTCGACGAGGTCGTCACCGCGGTGCTCGAGCGGCGGATCCAGAACCCGTCGACCGTGATCGCGGTGCTGCAGGCGCACGTCGCCCGCTCGCGCGGCTGGGCGTCGCTCGGACCCGCGGACGCGCCGTGGCCCCGGCACCCGAAGCTCCGCGACGGCGGGAGCGCGTCGGGGTCGTGA
- the xerD gene encoding site-specific tyrosine recombinase XerD, whose product MTAAAEGTGGAAPDVAPEVPAAPEVPVALRRAVDRWLRHVEVERGLSRNTVQAYRRDLARYTAHLAEAGVADPADATAAHVTGFAQRVRDPEQGGLTASSLARMLSSVRSFHRFLVEEGIVEVDVSADARPPKLPSRLPKAVSIETMTRILDATDGDDPLRVRDKALLELLYATGARVSEITALTVDDVLGPDGAADELVRVLGKGGKQRIVPVGSFARRAVDAYLVRVRPILAARGTATPALFLGLRGHALSRQNAWLVIKAAAERAGVTEEISPHTFRHSFATHLLAGGADVRVVQELLGHSSVATTQIYTRVTVDTLRDVYTTAHPRARRA is encoded by the coding sequence GTGACCGCCGCGGCCGAGGGGACCGGGGGAGCCGCGCCCGACGTCGCGCCCGAGGTCCCGGCTGCGCCCGAGGTCCCCGTCGCGCTGCGCCGCGCCGTCGACCGCTGGCTCCGCCACGTCGAGGTCGAGCGGGGCCTCTCGCGCAACACGGTCCAGGCGTACCGCCGCGACCTCGCGCGCTACACGGCGCACCTCGCGGAGGCGGGCGTCGCGGATCCCGCCGACGCGACCGCCGCGCACGTCACCGGCTTCGCGCAGCGGGTCCGCGACCCCGAGCAGGGCGGCCTCACCGCGTCGTCGCTGGCGCGCATGCTGTCGAGCGTCCGGTCGTTCCACCGCTTCCTCGTGGAGGAGGGGATCGTCGAGGTCGACGTGTCCGCCGACGCGCGGCCGCCGAAGCTGCCGAGCCGCCTCCCGAAGGCCGTCTCCATCGAGACGATGACGCGGATCCTCGACGCGACCGACGGCGACGATCCGCTCCGCGTGCGCGACAAGGCCCTCCTCGAGCTGCTGTACGCCACGGGCGCGCGCGTCAGCGAGATCACCGCGCTCACGGTCGACGACGTGCTCGGCCCGGACGGCGCCGCCGACGAGCTGGTGCGCGTCCTCGGCAAGGGCGGCAAGCAGCGGATCGTGCCCGTGGGGTCGTTCGCGCGCCGCGCCGTGGACGCCTACCTGGTGCGGGTCCGCCCGATCCTCGCCGCGCGCGGCACCGCGACGCCCGCCCTCTTCCTCGGCCTCCGCGGGCACGCGCTATCCCGTCAGAACGCGTGGCTCGTGATCAAGGCGGCAGCCGAGCGCGCCGGCGTGACGGAGGAGATCTCCCCGCACACGTTCCGCCACTCCTTCGCGACGCACCTGCTGGCGGGCGGCGCCGACGTGCGCGTGGTGCAGGAGCTGCTCGGGCACTCGTCGGTCGCGACCACGCAGATCTACACGCGCGTGACGGTCGACACCCTGCGCGACGTCTACACGACCGCGCACCCGCGTGCCCGCCGGGCGTGA
- a CDS encoding ParA family protein, producing the protein MDVPVLGPTGRELRDFAEPEPLASHGPAKIISLCNQKGGVGKTTTAINLGAAFASYGRRVLAVDFDPQGALSAGLGVQTHDAVTVYDLLLGTVKDPREAIQTTGFEGLDIIPANIDLSAAEVHLVNEVAREQILASVLRKVSGDYDVILIDCQPSLGLLTVNALTASHGVLIPLECEYFALRGVALLVETIEKVKDRLNPGLALDGILATMYDSRTLHSREVLQRVVEAFDDSVLETVIGRTVKFPDASVAGKPIIQFAPEHPAALAYRKVARELIARGAVA; encoded by the coding sequence ATGGACGTCCCCGTGCTCGGACCCACCGGCCGGGAGCTGCGCGACTTCGCCGAGCCGGAGCCGCTCGCCTCGCACGGGCCCGCCAAGATCATCTCGCTCTGCAACCAGAAGGGCGGCGTCGGCAAGACGACCACCGCCATCAACCTCGGTGCCGCGTTCGCGAGCTACGGCCGACGGGTGCTGGCCGTCGACTTCGACCCGCAGGGCGCGCTGTCCGCCGGCCTCGGCGTGCAGACCCACGACGCCGTCACGGTCTACGACCTCCTGCTCGGCACCGTGAAGGACCCGCGCGAGGCCATCCAGACCACGGGCTTCGAGGGCCTCGACATCATCCCGGCCAACATCGACCTGTCGGCGGCGGAGGTGCATCTCGTCAACGAGGTGGCGCGCGAGCAGATCCTCGCGAGCGTGCTGCGCAAGGTGAGCGGCGACTACGACGTCATCCTCATCGACTGCCAGCCGTCCCTCGGCCTCCTCACCGTCAACGCTCTCACGGCGAGCCACGGCGTGCTGATCCCGCTCGAGTGCGAGTACTTCGCGCTCCGCGGCGTGGCCCTGCTCGTGGAGACCATCGAGAAGGTCAAGGACCGGCTGAACCCGGGGCTCGCGCTCGACGGGATCCTCGCGACCATGTACGACTCCCGCACGCTGCACTCCCGCGAGGTGCTGCAGCGCGTGGTCGAGGCGTTCGACGACAGCGTGCTCGAGACCGTGATCGGCCGCACCGTGAAGTTCCCGGACGCGTCGGTGGCGGGCAAGCCCATCATCCAGTTCGCGCCCGAGCACCCGGCCGCGCTCGCGTACCGCAAGGTGGCGCGGGAGCTCATCGCGCGTGGCGCCGTCGCGTAG
- a CDS encoding ScpA family protein yields MEPELPDAPTGTDPERAFRVSIGNFEGPFDLLLSLIGSHEMDITEVSLSLVTHEFIAHIRGLDGPDDLDEASSFLVVAATLLDLKLVGLLPQGELVDAEDVALLEARDLLFARLLQYRAFKQAAAWFQERIAAESTRAFRDVPLEERFRAQVPELVWTTSPADLAAIALLALAPREIPTVGLDHLHAPLVSIREQAAVVVARLRDGEPVTFRELVADAGLTGVVIARFLAVLELYRVAAIEFDQPEALGELTLTWTAESWSDDALASLGAGYDS; encoded by the coding sequence GTGGAGCCCGAGCTCCCCGACGCCCCGACCGGCACGGATCCGGAGCGCGCGTTCCGCGTCAGCATCGGCAACTTCGAGGGCCCGTTCGACCTGCTGCTCTCGCTCATCGGCAGCCACGAGATGGACATCACCGAGGTGAGCCTCAGCCTCGTGACCCACGAGTTCATCGCGCACATCCGCGGGCTCGACGGGCCGGACGACCTCGACGAGGCCAGCTCGTTCCTCGTCGTGGCCGCGACCCTGCTCGACCTCAAGCTCGTCGGCCTCCTGCCGCAGGGGGAGCTGGTGGACGCCGAGGACGTCGCGCTCCTCGAGGCCCGCGACCTGCTGTTCGCGCGGCTGCTGCAGTATCGCGCGTTCAAGCAGGCGGCCGCGTGGTTCCAGGAGCGGATCGCCGCCGAGTCGACCCGCGCCTTCCGCGACGTGCCGCTCGAGGAGCGGTTCCGCGCGCAGGTGCCGGAGCTCGTCTGGACCACCTCGCCCGCCGACCTCGCCGCCATCGCGCTGCTCGCGCTCGCGCCGCGCGAGATCCCGACCGTGGGGCTCGACCACCTGCACGCGCCGCTCGTGAGCATCCGCGAGCAGGCCGCCGTGGTCGTCGCGCGGCTGCGGGACGGGGAGCCGGTCACGTTCCGCGAGCTCGTGGCCGACGCGGGGCTCACGGGCGTCGTGATCGCGCGGTTCCTCGCGGTTCTCGAGCTGTACCGGGTCGCCGCGATCGAGTTCGACCAGCCGGAGGCGCTCGGCGAGCTCACGCTCACCTGGACCGCCGAGAGCTGGTCCGACGACGCGCTCGCGAGCCTGGGGGCCGGCTATGACAGCTGA
- the scpB gene encoding SMC-Scp complex subunit ScpB, translating into MTAEPDPVDADVDAGAVDGRPDAPLDLDRALEALLMVADEPQSVTTLATATSTPVKEVRRSIQRLVDDFDGRTGGVRRGFELREVGGGWRVYVRPEYDVVVRDHVLTQNPTRLSQAALETLAVIAYKQPISRSQVAAIRAVNVDSVVRTLLARGLVTEAYTDGETGAIHYGTTDHLLTQLGINSLDELPPISPLLPDGAEGFHDPLH; encoded by the coding sequence ATGACAGCTGAGCCGGATCCCGTGGACGCGGACGTGGACGCGGGCGCCGTCGACGGCCGGCCCGACGCCCCGCTCGACCTCGACCGCGCGCTCGAGGCGCTGCTCATGGTCGCCGACGAGCCGCAGAGCGTCACGACGCTCGCGACCGCCACCTCGACGCCCGTGAAGGAGGTGCGGCGCTCCATCCAGCGCCTCGTCGACGACTTCGACGGTCGGACCGGGGGAGTGCGCCGCGGCTTCGAGCTGCGCGAGGTCGGCGGCGGCTGGCGCGTGTACGTGCGGCCCGAGTACGACGTGGTCGTGCGCGACCACGTGCTCACCCAGAACCCCACCCGCCTCTCGCAGGCGGCCCTCGAGACGCTCGCGGTGATCGCCTACAAGCAGCCGATCAGCCGCAGCCAGGTCGCCGCCATCCGCGCCGTGAACGTCGACTCGGTGGTGCGGACGCTGCTCGCGCGGGGCCTCGTGACCGAGGCCTACACCGACGGCGAGACCGGCGCGATCCATTACGGTACGACAGACCACCTGCTCACGCAGCTCGGCATCAACTCGCTCGACGAGCTCCCCCCGATCTCCCCGTTGCTCCCCGACGGGGCGGAAGGCTTCCATGACCCCCTCCACTGA
- a CDS encoding pseudouridine synthase, whose protein sequence is MTPSTENSHAWQPHSNAQADEPVQGVRLQKVMAAAGVASRRVCEDMIAAGRVTVNGEVVTEPGRRIDPDVDEVAVDDQAVQLDTSKRYLMLNKPVGIYSSLRDERGRPDLREFTEEFEERLFNVGRLDAETSGLLILTNDGDLAHVLAHPSFGVLKTYIAKVTGRVTPQTIQRLTQGVDLEDGPIQADRARILSGGGDQTLVEITLHSGRNRIVRRMLDEVGHPVEELVRRQFGPLHLGSLGVGRVRDLTSDELGQLLTISREARAQAGPANPQGAGAAAEAQGDVDREDGE, encoded by the coding sequence ATGACCCCCTCCACTGAGAACAGCCACGCCTGGCAGCCCCACTCGAACGCACAGGCCGACGAGCCGGTGCAGGGCGTCCGCCTGCAGAAGGTGATGGCCGCCGCGGGCGTCGCCAGCCGCCGCGTCTGCGAGGACATGATCGCCGCCGGTCGCGTCACCGTGAACGGCGAGGTCGTCACCGAGCCCGGCCGCCGGATCGACCCGGACGTGGACGAGGTCGCGGTCGACGACCAGGCCGTGCAGCTCGACACCTCCAAGCGCTACCTGATGCTCAACAAGCCCGTCGGCATCTACTCCTCGCTGCGCGACGAGCGCGGCCGGCCCGACCTCCGCGAGTTCACCGAGGAGTTCGAGGAGCGCCTGTTCAACGTCGGCCGCCTCGACGCGGAGACGAGCGGCCTGCTGATCCTCACCAACGACGGCGACCTCGCGCACGTGCTCGCGCACCCGTCGTTCGGCGTGCTGAAGACGTACATCGCCAAGGTCACCGGTCGGGTCACGCCGCAGACGATCCAGCGGCTCACGCAGGGCGTCGACCTCGAGGACGGGCCGATCCAGGCGGATCGCGCGCGCATCCTCTCGGGCGGCGGCGACCAGACGCTCGTGGAGATCACGCTGCACTCGGGCCGCAACCGCATCGTCCGCCGCATGCTCGACGAGGTCGGCCACCCGGTGGAGGAGCTCGTGCGCCGCCAGTTCGGGCCGCTGCACCTCGGATCCCTCGGGGTCGGCCGCGTGCGCGACCTGACGTCCGACGAGCTCGGCCAGCTCCTCACCATCTCCCGCGAGGCCCGCGCGCAGGCCGGACCCGCGAACCCGCAGGGCGCCGGCGCGGCCGCCGAGGCGCAGGGGGACGTCGACCGCGAGGACGGCGAGTGA
- a CDS encoding prephenate dehydrogenase — MSDQAASPEATDTRVQGTVRIVGTGLLGTSIALGLRARGVDVVLADASPTTLRLAADMGAGRIADVGAAPDRPSLVVVCVPPDVTARVVAAELDAHPDALVTDVASVKAAPLEELRALGADLSRYLGSHPLAGRERGGPVSATGDLFLGRPWVIAGHGGISYTAGAPVEQLILDLGAVPIEMTAEEHDASVALVSHVPQIVASLLASRLTDGSGTALGLSGQGLRDTTRIASSDASLWVQILGANASRIVPILRAMRTDLDEVIDALDDVDAQGARLRVAERIQAGNAGVARIPGKHGQDRRFAAITVMIDDRPGQLAALISDVGAADVSIEDLRLEHSQGAQVGLVEIAVLPEARDRLVARLDERNWRIAG, encoded by the coding sequence GTGAGCGATCAGGCCGCCTCCCCGGAGGCGACCGACACGCGCGTGCAGGGGACCGTCCGCATCGTCGGCACAGGTCTCCTCGGCACGAGCATCGCCCTCGGGCTCCGAGCCCGCGGCGTCGACGTGGTGCTCGCCGACGCGTCGCCGACCACGCTCCGCCTCGCCGCCGACATGGGGGCGGGACGCATCGCCGACGTCGGCGCCGCGCCCGACCGCCCGTCGCTCGTCGTGGTGTGCGTGCCGCCGGACGTGACCGCGCGCGTGGTCGCGGCCGAGCTGGACGCGCACCCGGACGCGCTCGTCACCGACGTCGCGAGCGTGAAGGCCGCCCCGCTCGAGGAGCTGCGCGCCCTGGGCGCCGACCTCTCCCGCTACCTCGGGTCGCACCCGCTCGCCGGGCGCGAACGCGGCGGCCCCGTCTCCGCGACGGGCGACCTCTTCCTCGGCCGGCCCTGGGTCATCGCCGGGCACGGCGGCATCAGCTACACCGCGGGCGCGCCCGTCGAGCAGCTGATCCTCGACCTCGGCGCCGTCCCCATCGAGATGACGGCGGAGGAGCACGACGCCTCCGTGGCGCTCGTGTCGCACGTGCCGCAGATCGTCGCGAGCCTGCTCGCGTCGCGGCTGACGGACGGATCCGGCACCGCCCTCGGCCTGTCCGGGCAGGGCCTCCGCGACACCACGCGCATCGCGTCGAGCGACGCGTCGCTGTGGGTGCAGATCCTCGGCGCCAACGCGTCGCGCATCGTGCCGATCCTCCGCGCCATGCGCACCGACCTCGACGAGGTCATCGACGCGCTCGACGACGTCGACGCGCAGGGCGCCCGGCTCCGGGTGGCCGAGCGGATCCAGGCGGGCAACGCCGGCGTCGCCCGCATCCCCGGCAAGCACGGGCAGGACCGCCGCTTCGCCGCGATCACCGTGATGATCGACGACCGCCCCGGCCAGCTGGCCGCGCTGATCTCCGACGTGGGCGCCGCCGACGTCAGCATCGAGGACCTGCGCCTCGAGCACTCGCAGGGCGCGCAGGTGGGTCTCGTCGAGATCGCCGTGCTGCCCGAGGCCCGCGACCGCCTGGTCGCGCGGCTCGACGAACGGAACTGGAGGATCGCCGGATGA